Within Candidatus Melainabacteria bacterium RIFOXYA2_FULL_32_9, the genomic segment CAAGAGAATCAAGCTCAGGTACTTATGTTTTCTTTCAAGAGCACGTTCTTGATAAACAAGATTATTCCCCGAGAGCTAGATTAATGTCTTCTACATCATCAATAATGCAATCTGTTTCATCAGATTCAGGTGCTATTGGATATGCTGGTCTTGGGTATGCAGTTGGTGCTAAAGGTTCAGTAAAAACAGTGCCTGTTAAAAAGACAAATACTTCAGTAGCGATATTACCTTCAGAAAAAACAATTAAATCTGGTTCTTATCCAATTGCAAGAGCACTTTACTTCTATACTAAATCTCCAGCATCACCAATGGTTAAGGACTTTATTAACTTCACATTAAGCTCAAAAGGTCAGCAAATAGTCAAACAGGCAGAATATATTCCAATTAAGTAATAAATAATAATCTGAGCACAGTATAGATCTCTATACTGTGCTTGGTGTACAGAAATAATTAATTATTCTCATATTTAAGTGTGTCACGGAGTGATAAATGACAAAACATGAATTAAAGGAAAATATAGTAAAAACAATACTATCAGGAGCTTCTCTGACTAGCATTATCATAGTCTTGCTTATATTCTTCTTTCTTATAAAAGAATCAGCTCCTTTCCTGTTAAAAACTTCTTTCGTTGATATCTTTAGTTCCAGATGGGTGCCAGTATCATTTATTGAAGAGCATTTCGGCATGTTACCTCTTCTAACAGGTTCATTGCTGGTAACATCTATGGCGATAATAATTGCTATTCCATTTGGAGTTATTGGTGCCGTTTATATTGCAGAACTGGCAAGGCCTATTGAAAAAGAAATTTTAAAGCCATTTATTGAGCTTTTAGCAGGTATACCATCAGTAGTAATTGGTTTTTTTGGTTTGGTAGTGCTTGCTCCGATAGTAAAAAACGTATTTCACCTTGGTACGGGTTTAAATGCTTTAACTGGCGCCGTATTATTGGCATTAATGGCAATTCCAACCATTATCTCAATATCTGATGATGCTATAAGAAGTGTACCAGCTTCTTATAAACAGGCATCCATGGCTTTAGGTGCTACTAAAATGCAAACCATCTGGAAAGTCACGTTCCCTGATGCATTACCAGGTATAGTTGCAGCAATAATGCTAGGAATTGGTCGTGTTATAGGTGAAACCATGGCTGTAATGATGGTTACTGGTAATGCTGCAATAATGACTTTATATCCATTTGAATCAGTGAGAACAATGACAGCTACTATTGCTGCTGAAATGGGAGAAGTAGCGTTTGGTAGTGATCACTATAAAGCCCTTTTCCTTGTAGGAACTATTTTATTATTGTTAACATTTATTCTAAATGTCGTTGCGCAAAAAGTTCTTAAAGAGTATCGGAGAGTATAATGACATCCAAAGTAAAAGATAGATTTATTTTCTGGTTAATGTGCGGAATATCGTACTTTATTGTTCTTATAGTAGCCTATATTGTCTTTGATATTCTTTATAACGGATTACCTGCAATTAACTGGGAATTCTTAACAACTGCCCCCAGGAGTGGTGGAGCTGAAGGTGGAATATTTCCAGCAATAGTCGGTACGTTTTATCTGGTATTAGGTACCATTGTAGTAACTTTGCCACTTGGCATGGCTACTGCAATTTATCTTACTGAATATGCGAAGCAAGGCAAATTTACAAAAATTATAAGGCTTGCAATAGTTACCCTGGCAGGGGTACCTTCTATTGTTTTTGGGCTTTTTGGTTTAGGGTTATTTGTTATATTTCTGAAATTTGGAGCGTCAATACTTGCAGGAAGTTTAACTCTGGCATGTATGACATTACCTATAATTATTGTGGCGAGCGAGGAAGCTTTAAGAGCTGTTCCAAAGCATTTAAGAGAAGGCAGTCTCGCATTAGGTGCTACTAAATGGCAAACAATTTATAAAAATGTTTTGCCATATTCTATTCCAGGGATGTTAACGGGCTCTATACTAGGAATTAGTCGTGCAGCTGGAGAGACAGCTCCAATTTTATTTACGGCTGCAGCTTTCTTTTTGCCTGAGTTGCCAAGATCAATTTTTGATCAGGTAATGGCGTTACCTTATCACTTATATGTGTTAGCAACTCAACATCCTGATATGGAGCTGGTAAGGCCGTTGCAGTATGGAACTGCTCTTGTTCTTGTAACTTTAATTTTGAGTGTAAATTTGGTAGCGATATTTTTACGTATTCACTTTAGAAGGAAGTACAAATGGTAGATAGTGTAATTGTAAATACAGATTTCAACAAAGCAAATAGTGTTTTAGATCTTAATTCAGTTAATAAAGTCAGTGTTAGCAACCTCAATTTTTATTATGGTGCAGCTCAGGCCTTATTTGATATTTCTATGGATATCCCTCAAGGTCTTGTAACAGCTTTTATCGGCCCATCTGGCTGTGGAAAGTCAACATTCTTACGTACATTAAATAGAATGAACGACATTATTGACAACACATATATAGAAGGAAAAGTATTAATTGATGGACAGGATATTTATGGATCTGAGACTGATGTGGTGGCTTTAAGAAAAAAAGTTGGTATGGTATTTCAAAAATCCAATCCTTTCCCTAAGTCAATTTTTGATAATATTGCCTATGGTCCCAGGATTTATGGAATTAAGAATCGTGATCAACTTAATGAAACAGTTGAAAAGAGTCTTATACGTGCTGGTTTATGGGATGAAGTTAAGGATAGACTGAATAAAAGTGCTATCGATTTATCAGGCGGGCAGCAGCAGCGTTTGTGTATAGCTCGTGCGTTAGCTGTTGATCCTGAAATATTGCTTATGGATGAACCAGCGTCAGCCCTTGATCCAAAAGCCACAGCACGTATTGAAGATTTAATCGGTGAATTACGAGGTGATTATACAATTATAATCGTTACTCATAATATGCAACAGGCTGCTCGTGTTTCTGATTTTACAGCTTTCTTTTATGAAGGAAATTTGGTTGAATTTGGAGATACTAAGCGGATTTTTACCAAACCGAAAATAAAACAAACAGAAGATTACATTACCGGAAGATTTGGATAAGGAGGCGGCAAAGCCGCTTAATAGTTTAATTTAATCAGACAAAGATTAAAAAGGAGGTAAGTCCAATGCCAAGACATTTGCAAAGAGAAATAAATAATTTAAGGCAGAAAATTCTTACATTAAGTACAGTTGTAGAGGAAAGTGTTTACTTGTCTGTTAAGTCTTTTATGGAAAGGGATGCTGACCTAGCTGCAAAGATTATTAATAAAGATCAAGAAGTTGACTTAATAGAAATAGAAGTAGAAGAAGAGTGTTTAAAAATACTTGCCTTACATCAGCCGGTTGCAGTGGACCTTCGCTATATCATTGCAGCCCTTAAACTAAATAATGACCTTGAGCGTATTGGTGATATGGCTGTTAAGATAGCTGAAAGGACAGTTAATATCTCCAGACATAATGTGCAGGAAGTTCCTATAGATTTTTCCAGTATGGCAGAAAAGGTAAAATTGATGCTTAAGAAAAGCTTGGATGCATTGGTCCATATGAATTCAGAGCTTGCTAAAGAAGTTTGTATTGCTGATGATGAAGTTGACGAATTACACCGCAATACCTACATGGTAGTTAAGAATCAGCTAAGTGCTCATCCTGAACATATAAGCGTATTGCTTGATTTTTTGTCTGTAAGTGGTTGTTTAGAACGTATAGCAGATCATACAACTAATATTGCTGAAGATATAATCTATATGATTGAGGGAGAAATTATTAGGCATAGTAAAATTAGAGAAAAATGTTGATAGAACAATTTCATTGAGGAGAAAAATATGAGAAAGGTTAATGCTAAAAGGAAATTGTTAACAGTCAGCTTGATGTTAACAATGGTATCTTTGCCGGGATATGCAAAAACTATAACTTTGCAAGAGTTGCAGGATTTAAAATACAGTAATACCCAAGTAAGTGCAGGTAAAAGCTTTAATAATAACCATTGGGCATATAAATCACTAGAAAACATTACTAAAAAATATGGCTTGTTAGTCGGTAAACCAGGAGAACAGTTTGACGGCAATAAGCCATTAACACGTAATGAAGCAGCAGTTATTCTTGTAAATCTTACAGGAAGAATTGAGCAAGACAGGGTAGAGTTGAGTGAGGCGGAGAAGACCCAGCTTGATATTCTAAGACAGGAATTAAGCGGAGAAATTCAAACTCTTGCAGGAAGAGTAGCCACTCTTGAAGAGTCAGTTGATACCTTAAAAGGTAGTGTGGCTAAATTAGAAGAAACTGATAAACAAGCATGGCAGCATAGCTTCGGAGAAAACTTTAAGATAAATGGGGCATTCCAGGCTAGATATTCTGGAGTAACCAGAAAGGGAAGTACAGTTTATCCGTCTAATTTTAGAATTCCACTTGCAGAATTTGCCTTGTCAGGAAAACTGCATCCTCATATTAATTACGTAATTGGTTTAAAGCCGGAAAGAACATTTACCAGTTCATCTAAAGGGCTTTTGGGTGATGCTTATGTTGTAACTGATATTCTTCCTCATCATAATATTTATCTTGGACAAACAAGAGTCCCAATTGGTATAGAAGGAACAGTTTCTTCATCATCTTTAGATACCATTGAACGAGCTCAAATAGCTAGAAATTTTAGTGATATTCGTGATCTTGGTGTAAAAGCAGCAGGTAATTGGAGTTTTATAGATTATAGTGCTGGTTTTTATAATGGTGATGGTCAAAATACAAATGATGGGGATAATAATTTAAGTGTTGCTACCTGGGCAGTAGTTAAACCATTATATAAACTTCCCCAATTAGGAAAACTCGAGCTTGGTGGTGGTTATAATACAGGCAGGAAAACCACGTATGATTTTGATGTTTTAAGTGCTTATGCCGGTTATAAATACAAGAAATATGCAATTAGAGGAGAGCTTGCTTCTGCGAGCGGGTATAATTTAGCAAGCAGGAAAGCTGATGGCTGGTATGTTCATAATACTTATGATTTGACAAAAAAAATACAATTAGTTGCAAGACTTGATCAGTTTGATCCAAATTCTAAAATAGCTAAAGATGACATCTATGAGTATACTTTAGGTAGTAATTACTATTTAAGTGGGCAAAATTTAAAGATGCAGCTTAATTTAGTACATATTGATAATAAATCTGGACAAGATAGCCAAAGAATAGGCGTTCAAACTCAGTATAAATTTTAATTGGACTTAATGATAAGTTAAATGGTGATGGTAAATAAGTGATTAATAAGGGTAAAACTGTCATTCCGAGGGATCTTCGATCCCGTGGGAATCTTTCCAAGGTGGCTTATTGCTTATATTACTAAGGAGGTAACAAAAAATACCTACGCATAAAGTGATATTGTCATTGCGAGGAGGGCTGAAAGCCCGACGTGGCAATCCAAATTATAGCATTATTTAATGGATTGCTTCGCTTCGCTCGCAATGACAGATTTGCGTTTTAAAATACGCAATAATTTTTTGTTTGTTCCTTATTTGGAAAGATTCCCACGGGATCTTTTAGAAACCTCGTGATGACATTGGGTATTATTGGAAGGGTTGATGACTTAAAAAAGTGACTGTGTCACCTCACAATTGCGAACCTTTCAGCAGGGATATTTTTAAAATTTATCTTGTGAAGCAATCTCTAAGCGTCATTTAAAGAATATTTTGAAGTTGTTGAGAAATACTTAAAATACAACTCAAGTTGCTAGTTGAATAATGATGTATGTCATTACGAGCCCTGACTCGTGGCTTTAAGAAATAGTCATACTTGCGTGGTAATCTAAAAGCAAAAGTTTATCTAACCAGCAAATTGAGTTAAGAACAATAAAAAATAATCTTAAAGTTTGCTATTAAAAAATCCGCTGCAATAACATCGGATTTTTTAAAAAGTAAATTTATAAAATTTCTTATTCTGTTGCAGGAACTTCTTGCTTATTTACGTGTCTAGTAAGACGGGACTTCTTTCTTGCCCCGGTGTTTCTATGTAAGACACCTTTTATTACAGCTTTATCAATAACGCTGTAAGCTTTATTTAACGCAGCTACAAGTTTTTCTGTATTATTTTCTTTTACAGTTTCCAATACTTTTCTTATAGCTGTTTTAACAGAAGATTTAATAGCAACATTGCGTTGTCTGTTACGTTCAGCAATTTCTGCTCGCTTTTTAGCTGATTTAATATTTGCCAATGTATTGTCTCCTATGTGTAATCTCTAGTACAAAATTCTGTTTTTGACGGGTATATATTTGACGATCGGGAATATATGTAGGGAACTGATTATATTTTAGCTTATTTCTCTTATTTTCTCTAATTAGAGGTTAACTATAACGAATTATATTACATAAATATCCTAAGTAAATAGGTTTTAGTTTTAATCTAATAAATTTTGACAACTTTGTAAATTACTAATATTAAATTAGAATCCTAAAAAGTAGCCTCAAAGCAGGAAATCTGTGCATAAGAACGATTTGCTCATTAAATAAGAATAGATAAATAAAGAAAAAATAGGTTTAATAAGAAATTTTCATAAATTAAAATAAGTAACTTGCAAGTTTTTTTATGGTTAAATATAGTCAAATAATTTATTGTTAGCTATACTAAAAGTAGGCATATCAAATTAATTTTTAGGTAATATCCATTACCTAACCTAGGTTAACGCCTTATGTCTTTTAAACAGACAGACTTAATTTAAAGCTATCAGTCTACGCTGTAGCACTACTCATTTTTAGAGGTTCCGATCTGGGATAAGTGAATATTTGTATTATGGATAAAAAAGCGGCATTTAAAAGTAGTAAAAGTTTAGAATAAGATCAATATGATTAATAATATACGGAATTTTTGCATAATAGCACATATAGATCACGGTAAGTCAACTCTTGCTGATCGTTTGCTTGAAAAAACCAATACCATTTCTGAGAGAGAAATGATGGATCAACTTCNNNNNNNNNNNNNNATCGAGAGGGAACGTGGTATTACCATTAAATTGCAAGCAGCAAGAATGAATTATAAAGCCAATGATGGTCAGGAATATGTTCTGAATTTAATAGATACACCAGGACACGTTGATTTTAGCTATGAAGTGTCAAGAAGCTTGGCAGCCTGTGAAGGGGCACTGTTGGTAATTGACGCCACTCAGGGAGTGGAAGCACAAACTCTTGCCAATGTGTATCTTGCTATAGAACAAGACCTTGAGATAATCCCCGTTATTAATAAAATTGATTTACCCAGTGCCGATCCAGAAAGAGTAAAGCATGAAATTGAAGATATTCTTGGAATAGATGCTTCAAATGCAGTTTTGGTTAGTGCAAAAGCCGGTATAGGAATAGAGGAAGTCCTTGAATCTATCATTACATATATTCCAGCCCCAGAAGATACTTCTTCTAAGCCTCTTAGAGCTTTAGTATTTGACAGTTGTTATGATCCTTATCTTGGAACTATAGTATATTTTAAAGTTATTGATGGAAGTGTCAAAAATGGCGATAAAGTAAGATTTATGGCTACAAAGAAAGAGTTTGAAGTAATAGAGCTTGGTTATATGAGACCATTCAGGGCTCCTGCTGATAGGTTAAAAACAGGAGAAGTTGGATATTTTGCAGCTTCCATAAAAGAAGTGTCACAATTTGTAGGTGATACTGTAACACTGGTGGATAATCCTTCAAAAGAACCTTTGCCAGGTTATAAAAAAGCAGTTCCAATGGTATTTTGCGGCATGTACCCGGTGGAAAATGACCAATATCATGATTTAAAAGACGCTCTTGATAAATTGAGACTAAGTGACTCAAGCATTACATTTGAGCCTGAGACTTCATCTGCATTAGGATTTGGTTTTAGATGCGGTTTTCTTGGTTTATTACATATGGAAATTGCTCAAGAAAGACTTGAAAGAGAATATAATATTGATCTAATTACAACAGCTCCAAGCGTAATATATAGAATTACTAAAATAGGTGGAGAAGTTATATGCATTGATAACCCGGCTAATTTACCTTCTCCTCAATATAGAGAAAAAATTGAAGAGCCTTATGTTAAGGTAAATGTTATTACACCTAATGATTATGTAGGCTCATTAATGGATTTAGCCCAGACTAAAAGAGGGATTTTCATTAATATGAATTATATTGATTCTATTAGAGTTAATTTAGAATATGAAATTCCTCTTAGTGAATTGATTACGGATTTTTATGATCAGTTAAAATCCAGATCCAAAGGCTATGCAAGCATGGATTATGAGTTCTCAGAATATAAGGAGTCTGATTTAGTTAAATTAGATATACTTTTAGCCGGTGAGGTTGTTGATGCTTTAAGCTCAATTGTTCATAATGATAACTCATTTTATATAGGTCAAAAATTAGCCAGTAAATTAAAAGAACTAATTCCAAAACAAATGTTTGAAGTTCCAATTCAAGCATCTGTCGGGAGTAAAATTATTGCAAGAACTAACGTAAAAGCGATGCGTAAAAACGTTCTTGATAAATGTTATGGTGGAGACATAACAAGAAAAAGAAAACTGCTTGAAAAACAAAAAGCAGGTAAGAAAAGAATGAAGTCCATAGGAAAAGTAGAGGTTCCACAGGAGGCATTTATGGCCCTCCTAAGTTTAGAGGATTAGTAGGATATGTATAATGATGATGTGTTAGTAATGATTCTTGCTGGTGGAGAAGGAAGAAGACTTTATCCATTAACAAGAGACAGAGCAAAACCAGCTGTTCCATTTGGGGGAAGATATAGAATAATTGACTTTGTATTAAATAATTTTGCAAATTCAGGTTTTTTCAAAATAAAAATTATTACCCAGTTTAAGTCTGATTCGTTGAATAAGCATGTTTCACGAGGATGGCCTGTTTCTCCATTTTTAGGTCAGTTTATTGACCTTGTACCTGCCCAAATGAGAACTGGCGGTGAATGGTATAGAGGAACAGCAGACGCTATTTATCAGAATATTAATATTATTTATGATGAAGAGCCTAAATATGTCTGCGTTTTTGGCGGAGATCATGTTTATAAAATGGATGTCAGACATATGTTGGAATATCATAAAGAAAAAGGTGCTGAATTAACAGTATCAGGTATTCCAATGCCGGTTGAAGAAGCTCATCATTTTGGTGTAATGGTGATTGATGAAGACTGGAGATTAATAGGATTCCAGGAAAAACCGAAAGAAAATCCTAAAACTATTCCAGGAAGACCTGATATGGTACTCGCTTCCATGGGAAATTATATCTTTGATAAAGATGTTATAATAAAAGAACTGGAAGCTGATGCTACAAACCCTGCAAGTACCCGCGATTTTGGGAAAGACGTAATCAATAACATGGTTTCTCGTGGTAATGTTTACGTTTACGATTTTAGCAGAAACTTTGTTCCGGGAATGACTGAAACAGAGATAGGATACTGGAGAGATGTGGGGAATATAGATTCATACTGGAAGGCCAACATGGATTTAATAGCTGTACAGCCTGAAGTTAATCTATATAGTAAAGAATGGCCCATTAGAACCTTTAATTACAATTATCCACCTGCTAAATTTGTATGGGAAGAGTCAGAGAGAGTCGGTATGGCTACTAACTCACTTGTATCTGAAGGATGTATTATTAGTGGGGGACAAATTAGTAAGTGTATTCTTTCTCCAAATGTCAGGGTAAACAGTTTCTCTTATGTATCTGAATCAATTCTTATGGAAGATGTTAACATAGGTCGTCATGCGGAAATTAGAAGAGCAATAATAGATAAATTTGTTGAAATTCCTCCATATATAAGAATTGGATATGATAGAGAAGAGGATATTGCAAGGGGCTTCTATGTATCAGAATCAGGAATAACTGTAGTACCAAAAGGGGCAATATTATGAAGCTAAAAAAAAGTTTATTTACTTTAATCATTTCCTCAGCTATTTTGTTTGGTCTGGCAATTGTTACAAGCACTATTGTGCAGGCAATACCGCCAAAAGTTAATTTAACTCCATCAGACTATAATACAGGTATATCCTGGGATGAAGCTATTAAGATGGATAAGCCGATAGTAGTCAATTTTTATGTTGATTGGTGTGGTTATTGTAAGAGATTTGCACCAATTCTTGAAAATTTGAGAAAAGAATACCAGTCCAAGTACTCATTTGTGCTTATAAATGCAGATGATGCTAAAAATAAGAAATTAGTTAAGGATTTTAACATAAGTGGTTATCCATCACTTTATTTAGTAAATCCTAAAAATGACAATAGAGTTTTCGTAAATCAAAGTTTATACTCAAATGCAGAACTATTAAAAAAAGAGCTTAATAGGTATATTAATAAAAACAATTAGTCTATTGTGTGATAGTTATAAAATTTCAATG encodes:
- a CDS encoding phosphate ABC transporter, permease protein PstA, producing the protein MTSKVKDRFIFWLMCGISYFIVLIVAYIVFDILYNGLPAINWEFLTTAPRSGGAEGGIFPAIVGTFYLVLGTIVVTLPLGMATAIYLTEYAKQGKFTKIIRLAIVTLAGVPSIVFGLFGLGLFVIFLKFGASILAGSLTLACMTLPIIIVASEEALRAVPKHLREGSLALGATKWQTIYKNVLPYSIPGMLTGSILGISRAAGETAPILFTAAAFFLPELPRSIFDQVMALPYHLYVLATQHPDMELVRPLQYGTALVLVTLILSVNLVAIFLRIHFRRKYKW
- a CDS encoding glucose-1-phosphate adenylyltransferase is translated as MYNDDVLVMILAGGEGRRLYPLTRDRAKPAVPFGGRYRIIDFVLNNFANSGFFKIKIITQFKSDSLNKHVSRGWPVSPFLGQFIDLVPAQMRTGGEWYRGTADAIYQNINIIYDEEPKYVCVFGGDHVYKMDVRHMLEYHKEKGAELTVSGIPMPVEEAHHFGVMVIDEDWRLIGFQEKPKENPKTIPGRPDMVLASMGNYIFDKDVIIKELEADATNPASTRDFGKDVINNMVSRGNVYVYDFSRNFVPGMTETEIGYWRDVGNIDSYWKANMDLIAVQPEVNLYSKEWPIRTFNYNYPPAKFVWEESERVGMATNSLVSEGCIISGGQISKCILSPNVRVNSFSYVSESILMEDVNIGRHAEIRRAIIDKFVEIPPYIRIGYDREEDIARGFYVSESGITVVPKGAIL
- a CDS encoding phosphate ABC transporter permease subunit PstC — translated: MTKHELKENIVKTILSGASLTSIIIVLLIFFFLIKESAPFLLKTSFVDIFSSRWVPVSFIEEHFGMLPLLTGSLLVTSMAIIIAIPFGVIGAVYIAELARPIEKEILKPFIELLAGIPSVVIGFFGLVVLAPIVKNVFHLGTGLNALTGAVLLALMAIPTIISISDDAIRSVPASYKQASMALGATKMQTIWKVTFPDALPGIVAAIMLGIGRVIGETMAVMMVTGNAAIMTLYPFESVRTMTATIAAEMGEVAFGSDHYKALFLVGTILLLLTFILNVVAQKVLKEYRRV
- a CDS encoding 30S ribosomal protein S20, which codes for MANIKSAKKRAEIAERNRQRNVAIKSSVKTAIRKVLETVKENNTEKLVAALNKAYSVIDKAVIKGVLHRNTGARKKSRLTRHVNKQEVPATE
- a CDS encoding phosphate transport system regulatory protein PhoU; this encodes MPRHLQREINNLRQKILTLSTVVEESVYLSVKSFMERDADLAAKIINKDQEVDLIEIEVEEECLKILALHQPVAVDLRYIIAALKLNNDLERIGDMAVKIAERTVNISRHNVQEVPIDFSSMAEKVKLMLKKSLDALVHMNSELAKEVCIADDEVDELHRNTYMVVKNQLSAHPEHISVLLDFLSVSGCLERIADHTTNIAEDIIYMIEGEIIRHSKIREKC
- a CDS encoding phosphate ABC transporter ATP-binding protein gives rise to the protein MVNTDFNKANSVLDLNSVNKVSVSNLNFYYGAAQALFDISMDIPQGLVTAFIGPSGCGKSTFLRTLNRMNDIIDNTYIEGKVLIDGQDIYGSETDVVALRKKVGMVFQKSNPFPKSIFDNIAYGPRIYGIKNRDQLNETVEKSLIRAGLWDEVKDRLNKSAIDLSGGQQQRLCIARALAVDPEILLMDEPASALDPKATARIEDLIGELRGDYTIIIVTHNMQQAARVSDFTAFFYEGNLVEFGDTKRIFTKPKIKQTEDYITGRFG